One window from the genome of Hyalangium ruber encodes:
- a CDS encoding CHAT domain-containing protein, translating into MTPTLDERAFIARVEASEPDQFAALLYRPSRDEERALRSYFGDERFERLHTLAVRRSGTRRGFRGAQGNVVVLPGIMGSELSEYSGTHASRIWVNPLGLVGGRIGRLRLDSEGRPEFDVRPSGVVKLFYGELILALSERWNVQTFWYDWRRDLRDSAAALEERLRAWFPEDAPVHLVCHSMGGLVARTFIQAYPQRWRTMLDRDPSQPGAQGGRLIMMGTPNHGSFAALQVITGLESLVRWLSRLDLKHSHVELLSVLNTFVGTFQMLPSPLEMPHLKALYQAATYGDLRIAQARLDLARAHHERLADVVDPKRMHYIAGYNQPTLHGLTRVDQLQSSNAYTVTRAGDGRVPHSLGLLKDVETYFVEAGHAALALDERVQRALEDVLSKGSTTQLTKTLPQLERGSKQDDRRAREELEQEVARQDQEVERLVQHLQARTLRGTTPPYLTKEEVELETLLAGSLLGTPEAPFSQKGPTGAVPQRVRVELRIARGYIQSFEETPGKGQPVDAISVGHYLGVVPQRAERALDEAISRALLERQGRTLTRLPESELLLTQYSERGVLRGDLGQPFFVDDPRSPGRLIVLAGMGVPGRFGMPELTVTVRELFWSLSRMGKKHLATVLIGTGEGNLQVKEAVRAWVRGLQQVTAGANRTLLERITFVEVDADKARLLQEALEAEKERLARDPRLELDFVPLSPQELRRKLRPPAGTEQNEPPPAERNPVPTRVTLALANKIYRFGAITEGAAIPEREVSIDPLLVMQANDELAAERTTAKQLYHGQFLERLLVPPDLRKEFYRHRENPVVLMLDASTARIHWEAIAQSDAEVPSEAIADNAEAAMELFLGTSRGLTRQLRTTFAPPPEPPPPPRRVLRVLVVADPAEDDHLPGAEQEGLEVAELFEQFNRVYTDGPNRVEVVKLFGPHDATRTNVLRHLLMRTEPYDVLHFAGHCVYEEKDPSASGWVFSRAERLTANELKRLDRVPSFVFSNACESGKTPDRADLRSVGLAPTFAESFFERGVSNFVCTAWPVEDHAARQFALTLYAGLLGLAYRNGQYVRGPVLPMHEAMMQARRDIATSSAGTRTWAAYQHYGNPFLRLFEPAGFQEEPKPTRPARAKKTPARTTRQRRGQRTRS; encoded by the coding sequence ATGACGCCGACCCTGGACGAGAGAGCCTTCATCGCGCGTGTCGAAGCCTCGGAGCCGGATCAGTTCGCCGCCTTGCTCTATCGTCCCAGTCGAGACGAGGAGCGCGCACTCCGGTCGTATTTCGGTGACGAGCGCTTCGAGCGGCTGCACACCCTGGCCGTGCGCCGCTCGGGAACCCGGCGCGGGTTCCGAGGCGCGCAGGGCAACGTCGTCGTCCTGCCCGGCATCATGGGCAGCGAGCTGTCCGAGTACTCAGGCACCCACGCGAGCCGCATCTGGGTCAACCCCCTGGGGCTGGTGGGGGGCCGCATCGGCCGCCTGCGCCTGGACTCCGAGGGCCGCCCGGAGTTCGACGTGCGCCCCTCGGGCGTGGTGAAGCTCTTCTATGGAGAGCTGATCCTCGCGCTGTCCGAGCGCTGGAACGTGCAGACGTTCTGGTACGACTGGCGCAGGGACTTGAGGGACTCGGCCGCGGCGCTGGAGGAGCGGCTGCGGGCCTGGTTCCCCGAGGACGCGCCCGTCCACCTGGTCTGCCACTCGATGGGAGGGCTGGTGGCGCGCACCTTCATCCAGGCCTACCCGCAGCGCTGGCGGACGATGTTGGACCGGGACCCGAGCCAGCCCGGAGCGCAGGGAGGCCGGCTCATCATGATGGGCACGCCGAACCACGGCTCGTTCGCCGCGCTGCAGGTCATCACCGGCCTGGAGTCGCTGGTGCGCTGGCTGTCGCGGCTGGACCTGAAGCACTCGCACGTGGAGCTGCTGTCGGTGCTCAACACCTTCGTGGGCACCTTCCAGATGCTGCCTTCTCCGCTGGAGATGCCTCACCTGAAGGCGCTGTACCAGGCAGCCACCTACGGGGACCTGCGCATCGCCCAAGCGCGGCTGGACCTCGCGCGCGCGCACCACGAGCGGCTGGCGGACGTGGTGGACCCGAAGCGGATGCACTACATCGCCGGCTACAACCAGCCCACGCTGCACGGCCTCACGCGGGTGGATCAGCTCCAGTCCTCGAACGCCTATACGGTGACGCGGGCGGGAGATGGGCGGGTGCCACACTCGCTGGGCCTGCTGAAGGACGTGGAAACCTATTTCGTGGAGGCAGGCCACGCGGCGCTGGCGCTGGACGAGCGGGTGCAGCGCGCGCTGGAGGACGTGTTGTCCAAGGGCAGCACCACCCAGCTGACGAAGACGCTCCCCCAGCTGGAGCGCGGCTCGAAGCAGGACGACCGTCGCGCGCGCGAGGAGCTGGAGCAGGAGGTCGCGCGCCAGGACCAGGAGGTGGAGCGGCTGGTGCAGCACCTCCAGGCACGGACGCTGCGGGGCACCACGCCGCCCTACCTGACGAAGGAGGAGGTGGAACTCGAGACGCTGCTGGCCGGCTCCCTGCTGGGCACGCCGGAGGCCCCCTTCTCCCAGAAGGGCCCGACGGGCGCGGTACCGCAGCGGGTGCGCGTGGAACTGCGCATCGCCCGAGGGTACATCCAGTCCTTCGAGGAGACGCCTGGGAAGGGCCAGCCCGTGGACGCGATCTCCGTGGGCCACTACCTGGGCGTGGTGCCGCAGCGAGCCGAGCGCGCGCTGGACGAGGCCATCAGCCGGGCGTTGCTGGAGCGCCAGGGCCGCACGCTGACGCGGCTGCCGGAGTCCGAGCTGCTGCTGACGCAATACTCGGAGCGAGGCGTGCTGCGAGGAGACCTGGGGCAGCCCTTCTTCGTGGACGACCCGCGCTCACCAGGGCGGCTCATCGTCCTCGCGGGCATGGGGGTGCCGGGACGCTTCGGGATGCCGGAGCTGACGGTCACCGTGCGCGAGCTGTTCTGGTCGCTCAGTCGGATGGGGAAGAAGCACCTGGCGACGGTGCTGATCGGCACGGGAGAAGGGAACCTGCAGGTGAAGGAGGCGGTGCGCGCGTGGGTGCGAGGACTGCAGCAGGTGACAGCGGGGGCCAACCGCACGTTGCTGGAGCGCATCACCTTCGTGGAGGTGGACGCCGACAAGGCCCGCCTGCTCCAGGAGGCGCTGGAGGCCGAAAAGGAGCGGCTGGCGCGAGACCCAAGGCTGGAGCTGGACTTCGTGCCGCTCTCGCCCCAAGAACTGCGCCGCAAGCTGCGGCCTCCAGCGGGCACGGAGCAGAACGAACCACCACCGGCCGAGCGCAACCCGGTGCCTACGCGGGTGACGCTGGCGCTGGCCAACAAGATCTACCGCTTCGGCGCCATCACCGAGGGAGCAGCCATTCCGGAGCGGGAGGTATCGATTGATCCGCTGTTGGTGATGCAGGCCAACGACGAGCTGGCGGCGGAGCGAACGACGGCCAAACAGCTCTACCACGGCCAGTTCCTGGAGCGGCTGCTGGTGCCGCCGGACCTGCGCAAGGAGTTCTACCGGCACCGGGAGAACCCGGTGGTGCTGATGCTGGACGCATCCACGGCGCGCATCCACTGGGAGGCCATCGCGCAATCGGACGCGGAGGTGCCATCCGAGGCGATCGCGGACAACGCGGAGGCGGCGATGGAGCTCTTCCTGGGCACGAGCCGGGGGCTGACGCGGCAGCTGCGCACGACGTTCGCGCCGCCGCCGGAGCCGCCACCGCCGCCGAGGCGGGTGCTGCGGGTGCTGGTGGTAGCGGACCCGGCCGAGGACGACCACCTGCCAGGAGCGGAGCAGGAAGGCCTGGAGGTGGCGGAGCTGTTCGAGCAGTTCAACCGGGTATACACGGACGGGCCCAACCGGGTGGAGGTGGTGAAGCTGTTTGGTCCGCACGACGCGACGCGGACGAACGTGCTGCGCCACCTGTTGATGCGGACCGAGCCGTACGACGTGCTGCACTTCGCGGGGCACTGCGTCTACGAGGAGAAGGATCCAAGCGCGTCAGGCTGGGTGTTCAGCCGAGCCGAGCGGCTGACGGCGAACGAGCTGAAGAGACTGGACCGGGTGCCCTCCTTCGTCTTCTCCAACGCGTGCGAGTCGGGGAAGACGCCGGACCGGGCGGACCTGCGCTCGGTGGGGTTGGCGCCGACGTTCGCGGAGTCCTTCTTCGAGCGAGGGGTATCCAACTTCGTCTGCACGGCGTGGCCGGTGGAGGACCACGCGGCAAGGCAGTTCGCGCTCACGCTCTACGCGGGGTTGCTGGGCCTGGCGTACCGGAACGGCCAGTACGTCCGAGGCCCGGTGCTGCCGATGCACGAGGCGATGATGCAAGCGCGGCGGGACATCGCGACCTCCTCGGCGGGGACGCGGACGTGGGCGGCGTACCAGCACTACGGCAACCCGTTCCTGCGCCTCTTCGAGCCCGCCGGCTTCCAGGAGGAACCCAAGCCCACCCGGCCCGCCCGCGCGAAGAAGACACCAGCCCGAACGACACGCCAGCGGCGGGGACAACGGACACGCAGCTGA
- a CDS encoding DUF262 domain-containing protein, translating into MDRVVQGQVRVPPFQRALKWDAADVRKLLDSVWRGFPIGTLLLWKRTTPAEAQTLQLGPVRIDAPQSAEALWVVDGQQRLTALTGTLLHPPPDYGLPPDDFEFYFDLEKEAFVRRAIRNKPLPNWLPMWEVLDSARLLKWLRAHGNALNEETEARAIELGKSFREYQVPGIVVESDSDEVLREIFARTNSAGRPLTQDDIFHALYAARPGETPKGLDEMAAALADLRFGDARELPLRQTVLVVQGVDPTRPVKELSLDKDSLRGAMAKATQALRRTIIFLKKDARIPHVRLLPYSFLVVPLVRFFDWFPQPRPRSRDLLARWLWRTSAAGTLRGGAPPLRAAVRAIVQDNEEKSVQALLTLVSHEKPSFSISTRFDPRTAESRMAALALLAQDPVDLDQGTPLDIETLLLDQGPSLFARVFLQSPLGMKIEPGALANRFVYRGTEGVPLQKLLQVLAQSHSERLSGHIVPEHARVALARGDWKGFFAHRTEALARHVEIYVSKRARWGETDRPSLAALIAEANE; encoded by the coding sequence TTGGACCGCGTCGTCCAAGGGCAAGTTCGCGTCCCCCCCTTTCAGCGAGCATTGAAGTGGGATGCGGCAGACGTTCGGAAGCTGCTCGACAGTGTGTGGCGAGGATTTCCCATCGGGACGCTGCTGCTTTGGAAACGCACCACGCCAGCAGAGGCCCAGACTCTCCAACTCGGGCCTGTGCGGATTGATGCACCGCAATCCGCTGAGGCCTTGTGGGTTGTGGATGGGCAGCAGCGCCTGACAGCGCTGACCGGCACCCTTCTTCACCCTCCTCCAGACTACGGCTTGCCTCCGGATGACTTCGAGTTCTACTTCGACCTTGAAAAGGAAGCTTTCGTCCGACGTGCCATCCGCAACAAACCTCTGCCGAACTGGCTTCCTATGTGGGAAGTCCTCGACTCAGCGCGTCTGCTCAAGTGGCTGCGAGCCCATGGAAACGCACTGAATGAAGAAACCGAAGCCCGTGCCATCGAGCTCGGGAAGTCTTTTCGCGAGTATCAAGTCCCAGGCATCGTCGTGGAGAGTGACAGCGACGAGGTTCTCCGCGAAATCTTCGCGCGAACCAACAGCGCGGGCCGGCCGCTCACGCAGGATGACATCTTCCACGCATTGTACGCAGCACGGCCCGGAGAAACTCCGAAGGGACTGGACGAAATGGCCGCAGCTCTCGCGGACCTTCGATTCGGCGACGCACGTGAACTTCCGCTAAGACAAACAGTGCTTGTTGTGCAGGGTGTCGATCCGACAAGGCCGGTGAAGGAACTCTCCCTTGATAAAGACAGCCTGCGTGGCGCAATGGCCAAGGCTACTCAGGCCCTACGTCGAACCATCATCTTCCTAAAAAAGGACGCTCGAATTCCTCATGTGCGATTGCTGCCTTACAGCTTCTTGGTAGTTCCTCTCGTGCGGTTCTTCGATTGGTTTCCTCAGCCTAGGCCCCGTTCCAGGGACTTGCTTGCACGATGGCTTTGGCGAACCTCTGCAGCGGGGACCCTGCGTGGTGGAGCGCCGCCGCTCCGCGCCGCTGTGCGCGCGATCGTCCAGGACAACGAAGAGAAAAGTGTGCAAGCACTGCTCACCCTTGTAAGTCACGAGAAGCCTTCCTTCTCGATCAGCACGCGCTTCGATCCCAGGACAGCAGAGAGCCGTATGGCCGCACTTGCTCTGCTCGCCCAAGATCCTGTGGATCTTGATCAGGGAACTCCCCTGGATATCGAGACGCTCCTTCTGGATCAGGGGCCTTCACTTTTCGCACGCGTCTTCCTGCAAAGCCCCTTGGGAATGAAGATAGAACCCGGCGCGCTCGCCAACAGGTTTGTGTACCGAGGGACAGAGGGTGTCCCTCTGCAGAAACTTCTCCAAGTGCTTGCCCAGTCGCACTCAGAACGTCTTTCAGGGCACATCGTGCCCGAGCATGCGAGAGTTGCATTGGCCAGGGGGGATTGGAAAGGTTTCTTCGCGCATCGAACGGAAGCTCTCGCGCGCCATGTCGAAATCTACGTATCCAAACGCGCCCGGTGGGGGGAAACGGATCGACCGTCCCTAGCGGCCTTAATTGCCGAGGCGAACGAATGA
- a CDS encoding hydroxymethylglutaryl-CoA synthase family protein → MKKPVGIEALAIAVPRRYVDLAELARARGVDPAKYTSGLGAREMAVYDPGEDTVALAASAVSRLLRTHQVDASRIGMLVVGTETGVDHSKPVASHVQGLLKLPRTMRVYDTQHACYGGTAGLMAAAEWIASGAAAGRSAVVVCSDIARYGLNTAGEPTQGAGAVALLVSEQPDLLALDVGLNGSCSMDVYDFWRPLGRREAVVDGHYSIQCYLEALSGAYRGWRERALAHEVVRWGSTTPGEQLARILYHVPFCKMARKAHTQLRLCDLEDAPNAATTTAEAREELAKSSASYEAQVASSLSLNARVGNVYTASLYLALAGLLHAESSALAGQRLGLLSYGSGCASEFFSGVVGAQAAQRMARTDVEAVMARRERVSVEEYERLMKLPGDAPEALAPAPGEFRLAEIRDHKRRYVEGAES, encoded by the coding sequence ATGAAGAAGCCCGTCGGAATCGAAGCCCTGGCCATCGCCGTCCCCCGCCGTTACGTGGACCTCGCGGAGCTCGCTCGCGCGCGCGGAGTGGACCCGGCCAAGTACACCTCGGGCCTCGGAGCGCGGGAGATGGCGGTGTACGACCCGGGCGAGGACACGGTGGCGCTGGCGGCCTCGGCGGTCTCGCGGCTGCTGCGTACGCACCAGGTGGACGCCTCGCGCATCGGCATGCTGGTGGTGGGCACCGAGACGGGCGTGGACCACTCCAAGCCGGTGGCCTCGCACGTCCAGGGCTTGCTGAAGCTGCCGCGCACCATGCGCGTGTATGACACCCAGCACGCCTGCTATGGCGGCACGGCGGGGCTCATGGCGGCGGCGGAGTGGATTGCCTCGGGAGCGGCGGCCGGGCGCAGCGCGGTGGTGGTGTGCTCGGACATCGCCCGCTACGGGCTGAACACGGCGGGCGAGCCCACGCAGGGCGCGGGCGCGGTGGCGCTGCTGGTGAGCGAGCAGCCGGACCTGCTGGCGCTGGACGTGGGGCTCAACGGCTCGTGCAGCATGGACGTGTACGACTTCTGGCGTCCGCTGGGCCGGCGCGAGGCGGTGGTGGACGGGCACTACTCCATCCAGTGCTACCTGGAGGCGCTCTCGGGGGCCTACCGAGGCTGGCGTGAGCGGGCGCTGGCGCACGAGGTGGTGCGCTGGGGCTCCACGACTCCGGGAGAGCAGCTGGCGCGAATCCTCTACCACGTGCCTTTCTGCAAGATGGCGCGCAAGGCGCATACCCAGCTGCGGCTGTGTGACTTGGAGGACGCGCCCAACGCGGCCACCACGACGGCCGAGGCGCGCGAGGAGCTGGCCAAGTCGAGCGCCAGCTACGAGGCGCAGGTGGCCTCCTCGCTGAGCCTCAACGCGCGCGTGGGCAATGTGTACACCGCCTCGCTGTACCTGGCGCTGGCAGGGCTGCTGCACGCCGAGAGCAGCGCACTGGCCGGGCAGCGGCTGGGCCTGCTGTCCTACGGCAGTGGCTGCGCCTCGGAGTTCTTCTCCGGCGTGGTGGGAGCGCAGGCGGCCCAGCGCATGGCGCGCACGGACGTGGAGGCGGTGATGGCGCGGCGCGAGCGCGTGTCCGTGGAGGAGTACGAGCGCCTCATGAAGCTGCCGGGAGATGCGCCGGAGGCGCTGGCCCCCGCGCCGGGAGAGTTCCGCCTGGCGGAGATTCGGGACCACAAGCGCCGCTACGTCGAGGGTGCCGAGAGCTGA